The following proteins are co-located in the Polystyrenella longa genome:
- a CDS encoding DUF4166 domain-containing protein codes for MTSIYQQVLGADFEKLHPKMQERFGFNSVDRIASIGSGVMEEIWRGPFYTLPFLYVGAWRSIMFPECGKNIPFTIENYAYRDQSGRDTLSWIRRFDVGPIRHFDEYMIYSESRKGIVVYLGTHQHLKATLDLYVDDRGGLRMRSGTQRLFWGNLAFSYPMSLSGNADVREWYDDEADKYRVEVEVTNPTWGKLFGYHGSFNVTWKDVSDQKVPEHILPQREERRE; via the coding sequence ATGACGTCTATATATCAACAGGTTCTGGGAGCCGACTTTGAAAAGCTGCATCCCAAAATGCAGGAAAGATTCGGCTTCAACAGTGTCGACCGCATTGCCTCCATTGGTTCAGGTGTGATGGAAGAGATCTGGAGGGGACCTTTTTATACATTACCCTTTTTGTACGTAGGAGCCTGGCGAAGCATCATGTTTCCCGAGTGTGGAAAGAATATTCCTTTTACCATTGAGAATTATGCGTATCGCGACCAATCAGGGAGAGATACATTAAGCTGGATTCGGCGGTTCGATGTCGGACCCATCCGCCATTTCGATGAATACATGATTTACAGTGAATCGCGAAAAGGAATCGTCGTCTATCTGGGCACGCATCAACACTTGAAGGCAACACTCGATCTGTATGTGGACGATCGGGGGGGACTGAGAATGCGATCAGGAACGCAACGGCTATTCTGGGGGAATCTCGCGTTCTCGTATCCGATGTCACTTTCCGGTAATGCTGACGTGCGCGAGTGGTACGACGACGAGGCTGATAAGTATCGTGTCGAAGTTGAAGTTACGAACCCGACCTGGGGTAAGCTGTTCGGTTATCATGGTTCCTTCAATGTCACCTGGAAGGATGTAAGCGATCAGAAAGTTCCTGAACATATTCTCCCGCAACGGGAAGAACGACGGGAATAG
- a CDS encoding arylsulfatase yields the protein MRQIISNNLLMLLSFWVSLICAPSLAVQASDRPPNIIFIMADDMGYGDLGCYGQKLIQTHYIDRLAQQGMKFTQAYAGGPVCTPSRSVLMTGLHNGHTPARDNVPHYSTYLTEEDITVAEILKDQGYRCGGVGKWSLGDAGTDGRATNQGFDMWFGYLNQDHAHYYYTEYLDDNEGRLDLTGNTTSRENYSHDLLTERSLKFIRESADQPFFFYAAYTLPHFASKQEDPDGLTVPSTDPYTDKDWETKSKKYAAMIHRLDRDVGRIMKLIDELGLREETLIIFTSDNGGNNIVPERLNTSEPLRGFKRDLTEGGIRVPLIARWPGHIKKGTISEEVISFQDMLPTFANLANASIPDSLKPDGIDIMPALQGNQLPERTTPLYWDYGHTRGAQYSQAVRLGNWKGIRNYQSGYLELYDLKKDIGEAQNIAQNHPDIVTRMIKVMEQEMVPDDRYEIGTVYRGKAIWVK from the coding sequence ATGCGTCAAATTATTTCGAATAACTTGTTGATGCTCCTGTCCTTCTGGGTCTCCCTGATTTGTGCACCCTCGCTCGCGGTGCAGGCGTCAGACCGCCCTCCTAACATCATCTTCATTATGGCGGATGACATGGGGTATGGTGACCTCGGATGCTATGGCCAGAAGTTGATACAGACTCACTATATTGATCGGCTTGCCCAGCAGGGGATGAAATTCACGCAAGCCTACGCCGGCGGACCCGTTTGTACTCCTTCCCGCAGCGTGCTGATGACCGGCCTCCACAATGGACACACTCCTGCGCGAGACAACGTGCCCCATTATTCCACTTATCTGACGGAAGAGGACATCACCGTCGCGGAGATCCTCAAAGACCAAGGCTATCGATGCGGTGGAGTTGGAAAATGGTCGCTCGGAGACGCCGGGACTGATGGGCGTGCCACTAACCAGGGTTTCGACATGTGGTTCGGATACCTGAATCAGGACCACGCGCATTACTACTACACGGAGTACCTTGACGACAACGAAGGGCGTCTCGATCTAACAGGAAATACCACCTCTCGCGAGAACTACAGTCATGACCTGCTCACAGAACGTTCCCTGAAATTCATTCGAGAATCTGCCGACCAACCATTCTTCTTCTACGCCGCATACACTCTGCCACACTTCGCTTCGAAACAGGAAGACCCGGATGGGCTTACGGTTCCCTCTACTGATCCTTATACCGACAAAGATTGGGAAACCAAATCAAAAAAGTACGCGGCCATGATTCATCGGCTCGACCGCGATGTCGGACGAATCATGAAACTGATCGACGAACTCGGCCTGCGTGAAGAGACCTTAATTATTTTTACGAGTGACAACGGTGGAAACAATATCGTCCCCGAGCGTCTCAACACCAGCGAACCACTCCGTGGTTTCAAACGTGATTTAACCGAGGGAGGGATTCGTGTCCCGCTTATCGCCAGATGGCCGGGTCACATTAAAAAGGGAACCATCAGTGAGGAGGTAATCTCATTTCAGGACATGCTCCCCACGTTCGCCAACCTCGCCAACGCATCCATTCCCGATTCACTCAAACCTGATGGCATCGACATTATGCCCGCCCTGCAGGGGAACCAACTTCCCGAGAGAACGACACCTCTCTATTGGGACTATGGCCATACCCGCGGTGCACAGTACTCACAAGCCGTCCGACTGGGTAATTGGAAAGGGATCCGCAATTACCAAAGCGGTTACCTTGAGCTTTATGACCTGAAAAAGGACATTGGTGAAGCACAAAATATCGCCCAGAACCACCCCGACATTGTCACCCGTATGATAAAAGTAATGGAGCAAGAGATGGTCCCCGATGACCGGTATGAAATCGGAACGGTGTATCGCGGGAAAGCGATCTGGGTGAAGTGA
- a CDS encoding efflux RND transporter periplasmic adaptor subunit: MKSKVIVAQPLVIPLVEWDEYTGRLDAIDSVEIRARVSGYLESTHFDEGQTVQKGDLLAIIDPRPFKAAFNTAKAELQEATARVEQAKSARKQAEARLVELQAQQKLAGQRMERGKQLSKQRAISQEELDVIESEQSQAAAASEAAVAQVEAAGAAIATASAEIETSKAKVETAAIDLQYTQVRAPITGRISRRYVTEGNLISGGSSESTLLTSIVSLSPIHVYFDANEQEFLKYMRLAQDGKRASSRQVKNPVFVALIDEEGYPHEGHMDFVDNRLDPNTGTMRGRAILANEDGLLTPGLFVKVRLPGSGRYDAILVPDESINSDQSEKYLYVVDDENKVVRKDVELGPISHGMRIIRKGLEGSEKVVTKGVQRIFPGAEVESELGTLVAEESPLPDEYTPVPREQWLSIAHSTIPEGIDQNSKPYQFPQSEGTQAPQQK, from the coding sequence ATGAAGTCGAAAGTAATTGTCGCGCAGCCTCTCGTTATCCCGCTTGTAGAGTGGGATGAGTATACAGGCCGACTCGATGCGATTGACTCCGTGGAGATTCGAGCCCGAGTTTCTGGTTATCTGGAATCAACTCACTTTGACGAAGGTCAAACTGTCCAGAAAGGAGACCTGCTGGCCATCATTGATCCGCGCCCCTTCAAAGCGGCCTTCAACACTGCCAAAGCGGAGCTTCAGGAAGCGACGGCTCGAGTCGAGCAGGCCAAGTCGGCCCGCAAGCAGGCCGAAGCCAGACTGGTTGAGTTGCAGGCTCAACAGAAACTGGCCGGTCAGCGGATGGAACGAGGTAAGCAACTTTCAAAACAACGGGCTATTTCTCAGGAAGAACTCGACGTCATCGAGAGTGAGCAGTCGCAAGCGGCCGCGGCGTCAGAAGCCGCCGTTGCTCAGGTCGAAGCCGCCGGAGCTGCGATTGCGACGGCTTCTGCTGAAATTGAAACGTCCAAAGCGAAAGTTGAAACCGCCGCGATTGATTTGCAATACACCCAGGTCCGCGCTCCAATCACGGGACGCATTAGTCGTCGATATGTGACGGAAGGCAATCTGATCAGTGGTGGCTCCAGCGAATCGACATTGTTGACTTCGATTGTCTCGCTGTCGCCCATCCATGTCTACTTCGATGCGAACGAGCAAGAGTTCCTGAAGTACATGCGGTTGGCTCAGGATGGAAAACGAGCCAGCTCGCGTCAGGTGAAAAACCCTGTTTTTGTTGCATTGATCGACGAAGAAGGTTACCCACACGAAGGTCATATGGACTTTGTTGATAACCGGCTCGATCCGAATACGGGAACCATGCGGGGACGGGCCATTCTTGCAAATGAGGATGGGTTGTTAACCCCCGGTCTCTTTGTGAAAGTCCGCCTTCCCGGAAGTGGTCGTTACGATGCGATTCTGGTTCCGGATGAGAGTATCAACAGTGATCAGTCCGAAAAGTATCTCTACGTTGTTGACGACGAAAACAAAGTTGTACGTAAGGATGTCGAACTGGGGCCAATTTCGCATGGAATGAGAATTATCCGTAAGGGATTGGAGGGCTCCGAAAAAGTGGTAACGAAAGGCGTTCAACGTATCTTTCCGGGTGCGGAAGTCGAATCAGAGCTAGGTACGCTCGTCGCTGAAGAGAGTCCCCTGCCTGACGAATACACGCCGGTACCACGCGAGCAATGGTTGTCGATTGCGCATTCTACTATTCCGGAAGGGATTGATCAGAATTCCAAGCCGTACCAGTTTCCCCAGTCTGAGGGAACTCAGGCCCCTCAACAGAAATAG